A part of Sebastes fasciatus isolate fSebFas1 chromosome 10, fSebFas1.pri, whole genome shotgun sequence genomic DNA contains:
- the LOC141775413 gene encoding palmitoyltransferase ZDHHC5-B-like isoform X1: MPGFSGGGVGGGVGVPASAPPRPFRPSRYVPVSAATTFLVGSTTLFFCFTCPWLSEYFSSVIPIYIAVIFLFTLANFCMATFMDPGVFPRAEEDEDKEDDFRAPLYKTVEIKGIQVRMKWCSTCRFYRPPRCSHCSVCDNCVEDFDHHCPWVNNCIGRRNYRYFFLFLISLTTHIVNVFGFGLVYVLHHRQHLDTPHAAVTMAVMCVAGLFFVPVAGLTGFHMVLVARGRTTNEQVTGKFRGGVNPFTNGCMRNISHVLCSSLAPRYMGRLRSPKAVDVQPPFLRPPLTEAQLEAKVLDNGIQNDRHSNRSKSSLDQMESQSADAEPPPPPKPELRYPGLPRADTEESSLLTEAPPTPSMYKYRPAFNSPGRNHTALTHPNKMIRGESLDSPSPSILQSSRQPSYRSEPSSLDGTTVVGGGVGARRGGGERGEGPGGPGGTAGVMPGGMSGYSLTGRSYTSYPSSLVLSTGGSRSSSLRSAHTAHNPLATLQSEGTTDTSYKSLANQTPRNGSLSYDSLLTPSESPEFESAAHELSPQKPRAPFPSATITGQPEVVSPSSPLQGYTSPFLSAQIAQQREGQLLQGSATFSSPHRAYLRAVSPPPSSPSGPPEIQHLLLHNQDSSSRAPRNLSSSSSSPGARSLEPPVSPPPRGLSLGKSQSYIGEAGPQHKPRVAGGGIVLGGGGAGGGQQAPQSTSRPVLANHTTSKPGGGVKKVTGVGGTTYEISV; encoded by the exons atgcCGGGCTTCAGTGGTGGGGGGGTTGGGGGAGGAGTAGGTGTCCCTGCTTCTGCTCCTCCCCGTCCATTTCGTCCCAGCCGATATGTCCCGGTGTCTGCAGCCACCACGTTCCTCGTCGGATCCACAaccctcttcttctgcttcac GTGCCCATGGTTGTCAGAGTATTTCTCTTCTGTCATTCCCATCTACATTGCCGTGATCTTCCTCTTCACCCTTGCCAATTTCTGTATGGCCACTTTCATGGACCCTGGAGTCTTCCCCAGAG CggaggaggatgaggacaaAGAGGATGATTTCCGCGCTCCACTCTATAAGACGGTGGAGATCAAAGGAATCCAGGTGCGCATGAAGTGGTGCTCGACCTGCCGCTTCTACCGCCCACCGCGATGCTCGCACTGCTCAGTCTGCGACAACTGTGTGgag GATTTTGACCACCACTGTCCTTGGGTGAACAACTGCATTGGTCGGAGGAATTACCGctatttcttcctcttcctgatATCACTCACCACCCACATCGTGAACGTATTTGGCTTTGGCTTGGTTTATGTCCTGCACCACCGCCAGCACCTGGACACGCCACACGCTGCCGTTAC TATGGCTGTAATGTGTGTGGCCGGTCTGTTTTTTGTCCCAGTCGCTGGCCTGACTGGGTTCCACATGGTGTTGGTGGCCCGCGGTAGGACCACAAATGAACAG gtgaCAGGGAAGTTTCGGGGAGGCGTTAACCCTTTCACCAACGGCTGCATGAGGAACATTTCTCATGTGCTCTGCAGCTCCCTGGCTCCCAG atacatggGCCGGTTGCGGAGCCCTAAGGCAGTGGATGTACAGCCACCATTTCTTAGACCGCCCCTCACTGAGGCCCAGCTAGAAGCAAAGGTCCTGGACAACGGCATCCAGAATGACCGACACAGCAACAGG TCTAAGAGCAGTCTAGATCAGATGGAGAGCCAGTCAGCTGATGCagagcctccacctcctccaaagCCAGAGCTTCGTTACCCGGGCCTGCCCCGAGCGGACACAGagg AAAGCAGCTTGTTGACTGAAGCTCCACCTACACCGTCGATGTACAAGTACCGACCAGCCTTCAACAGCCCAGGAAGGAACCACACTGCCCTCACACACCCCAACAAG atGATCCGTGGGGAGAGTCTCGactctccgtctccctccatcctccagtCCAGCCGTCAGCCTAGCTACCGCTCGGAGCCGAGCAGCCTGGACGGGACCACAGTGGTGGGGGGAGGTGTAGGGGCGCGCAGAGGGGGAGGGGAAAGGGGTGAGGGCCCCGGAGGCCCAGGCGGGACTGCTGGGGTGATGCCGGGGGGCATGTCAGGCTACTCCCTGACTGGGCGCTCCTACACCTCCTACCCATCCTCTCTGGTTCTGTCCACTGGCGGCTCTCGCTCCTCCAGCCTGCGCTCAGCGCACACGGCACATAACCCGCTGGCCACGCTCCAATCGGAGGGCACCACAGACACCAGCTACAAAAGCCTGGCTAATCAAACGCCTCGGAATGGCAGCCTGTCCTACGACAGCCTTCTGACACCATCCGAGAGCCCAGAGTTCGAGTCGGCCGCTCACGAGCTGTCGCCGCAGAAGCCTCGCGCTCCGTTTCCCTCAGCGACTATAACAGGCCAGCCTGAGGTGGTGTCACCCAGTAGCCCGCTGCAGGGCTACACGTCGCCCTTCCTCTCGGCTCAGATCGCCCAGCAGAGGGAGGGGCAGCTGCTCCAGGGCTCTGCCACTTTCTCCTCCCCCCACAGGGCCTACCTGCGTGCCGTCAGCCCGCCCCCTTCCTCCCCCTCTGGGCCTCCTGAGATCCAGCACCTGCTCCTGCACAACCAGGACTCTTCTTCCCGAGCCCCTCGTAAcctttcctcctcatcctcttccccTGGGGCTCGCTCACTAGAGCCCCCGGTGTCCCCGCCACCTCGCGGCCTCTCCCTCGGCAAGTCCCAGTCTTACATTGGAGAGGCGGGGCCTCAGCACAAGCCTCGGGTCGCAGGAGGAGGCATTGTGCTGGGAGGGGGAGGAGCCGGAGGAGGGCAACAGGCTCCACA ATCCACCTCTCGTCCCGTCTTGGCCAATCACACCACATCCAAACCAGGGGGCGGAGTGAAGAAGGTGACAGGCGTCGGAGGGACCACTTACGAGATATCGGTTTGA
- the LOC141775413 gene encoding palmitoyltransferase ZDHHC5-B-like isoform X2: MPGFSGGGVGGGVGVPASAPPRPFRPSRYVPVSAATTFLVGSTTLFFCFTCPWLSEYFSSVIPIYIAVIFLFTLANFCMATFMDPGVFPRAEEDEDKEDDFRAPLYKTVEIKGIQVRMKWCSTCRFYRPPRCSHCSVCDNCVEDFDHHCPWVNNCIGRRNYRYFFLFLISLTTHIVNVFGFGLVYVLHHRQHLDTPHAAVTMAVMCVAGLFFVPVAGLTGFHMVLVARGRTTNEQVTGKFRGGVNPFTNGCMRNISHVLCSSLAPRYMGRLRSPKAVDVQPPFLRPPLTEAQLEAKVLDNGIQNDRHSNRSKSSLDQMESQSADAEPPPPPKPELRYPGLPRADTEESSLLTEAPPTPSMYKYRPAFNSPGRNHTALTHPNKMIRGESLDSPSPSILQSSRQPSYRSEPSSLDGTTVVGGGVGARRGGGERGEGPGGPGGTAGVMPGGMSGYSLTGRSYTSYPSSLVLSTGGSRSSSLRSAHTAHNPLATLQSEGTTDTSYKSLANQTPRNGSLSYDSLLTPSESPEFESAAHELSPQKPRAPFPSATITGQPEVVSPSSPLQGYTSPFLSAQIAQQREGQLLQGSATFSSPHRAYLRAVSPPPSSPSGPPEIQHLLLHNQDSSSRAPRNLSSSSSSPGARSLEPPVSPPPRGLSLGKSQSYIGEAGPQHKPRVAGGGIVLGGGGAGGGQQAPHLPLPP; this comes from the exons atgcCGGGCTTCAGTGGTGGGGGGGTTGGGGGAGGAGTAGGTGTCCCTGCTTCTGCTCCTCCCCGTCCATTTCGTCCCAGCCGATATGTCCCGGTGTCTGCAGCCACCACGTTCCTCGTCGGATCCACAaccctcttcttctgcttcac GTGCCCATGGTTGTCAGAGTATTTCTCTTCTGTCATTCCCATCTACATTGCCGTGATCTTCCTCTTCACCCTTGCCAATTTCTGTATGGCCACTTTCATGGACCCTGGAGTCTTCCCCAGAG CggaggaggatgaggacaaAGAGGATGATTTCCGCGCTCCACTCTATAAGACGGTGGAGATCAAAGGAATCCAGGTGCGCATGAAGTGGTGCTCGACCTGCCGCTTCTACCGCCCACCGCGATGCTCGCACTGCTCAGTCTGCGACAACTGTGTGgag GATTTTGACCACCACTGTCCTTGGGTGAACAACTGCATTGGTCGGAGGAATTACCGctatttcttcctcttcctgatATCACTCACCACCCACATCGTGAACGTATTTGGCTTTGGCTTGGTTTATGTCCTGCACCACCGCCAGCACCTGGACACGCCACACGCTGCCGTTAC TATGGCTGTAATGTGTGTGGCCGGTCTGTTTTTTGTCCCAGTCGCTGGCCTGACTGGGTTCCACATGGTGTTGGTGGCCCGCGGTAGGACCACAAATGAACAG gtgaCAGGGAAGTTTCGGGGAGGCGTTAACCCTTTCACCAACGGCTGCATGAGGAACATTTCTCATGTGCTCTGCAGCTCCCTGGCTCCCAG atacatggGCCGGTTGCGGAGCCCTAAGGCAGTGGATGTACAGCCACCATTTCTTAGACCGCCCCTCACTGAGGCCCAGCTAGAAGCAAAGGTCCTGGACAACGGCATCCAGAATGACCGACACAGCAACAGG TCTAAGAGCAGTCTAGATCAGATGGAGAGCCAGTCAGCTGATGCagagcctccacctcctccaaagCCAGAGCTTCGTTACCCGGGCCTGCCCCGAGCGGACACAGagg AAAGCAGCTTGTTGACTGAAGCTCCACCTACACCGTCGATGTACAAGTACCGACCAGCCTTCAACAGCCCAGGAAGGAACCACACTGCCCTCACACACCCCAACAAG atGATCCGTGGGGAGAGTCTCGactctccgtctccctccatcctccagtCCAGCCGTCAGCCTAGCTACCGCTCGGAGCCGAGCAGCCTGGACGGGACCACAGTGGTGGGGGGAGGTGTAGGGGCGCGCAGAGGGGGAGGGGAAAGGGGTGAGGGCCCCGGAGGCCCAGGCGGGACTGCTGGGGTGATGCCGGGGGGCATGTCAGGCTACTCCCTGACTGGGCGCTCCTACACCTCCTACCCATCCTCTCTGGTTCTGTCCACTGGCGGCTCTCGCTCCTCCAGCCTGCGCTCAGCGCACACGGCACATAACCCGCTGGCCACGCTCCAATCGGAGGGCACCACAGACACCAGCTACAAAAGCCTGGCTAATCAAACGCCTCGGAATGGCAGCCTGTCCTACGACAGCCTTCTGACACCATCCGAGAGCCCAGAGTTCGAGTCGGCCGCTCACGAGCTGTCGCCGCAGAAGCCTCGCGCTCCGTTTCCCTCAGCGACTATAACAGGCCAGCCTGAGGTGGTGTCACCCAGTAGCCCGCTGCAGGGCTACACGTCGCCCTTCCTCTCGGCTCAGATCGCCCAGCAGAGGGAGGGGCAGCTGCTCCAGGGCTCTGCCACTTTCTCCTCCCCCCACAGGGCCTACCTGCGTGCCGTCAGCCCGCCCCCTTCCTCCCCCTCTGGGCCTCCTGAGATCCAGCACCTGCTCCTGCACAACCAGGACTCTTCTTCCCGAGCCCCTCGTAAcctttcctcctcatcctcttccccTGGGGCTCGCTCACTAGAGCCCCCGGTGTCCCCGCCACCTCGCGGCCTCTCCCTCGGCAAGTCCCAGTCTTACATTGGAGAGGCGGGGCCTCAGCACAAGCCTCGGGTCGCAGGAGGAGGCATTGTGCTGGGAGGGGGAGGAGCCGGAGGAGGGCAACAGGCTCCACA ccttcctcttcctccttga